One window from the genome of Oryza glaberrima chromosome 3, OglaRS2, whole genome shotgun sequence encodes:
- the LOC127765350 gene encoding LIM domain-containing protein HDR3 isoform X2 gives MLATQAISCGVLSLCFLILFNAERRSGFMKWLCAFLKGTKDGEANRRRPRVTAGEETTLWEEPVRPKEEPPRHNNEEMDHALALALADDAKNTKERNHDKGENDEELARAIQDSLNMNPYQPYNPCAPSQTQARSRGYRVCGGCKHEIGHGHYLSCMGMYWHPQCFRCSSCRHPIRETEFTLLGTDPYHKLCYKELHHPKCDVCLQFIPTNRTGLIEYRAHPFWGQKYCPLHEHDRTPRCCSCEKMEPRNTKYMSLGDGRSLCMECLDSAIMDTGECQPLYHSIRDYYEGMNMKLDQQIPMLLVERQALNEAMEGESKGPHHMPETQGLCLSEEQTVTSILRRPRIGANRLLDMRTQPQKLTRRCEVTAILVLFGLPRLLTGSILAHELMHGWLRLKGYRNLKAEIEEGICQVMSYLWLESEILPSTSRYGQASTSYASSSSSSYRPPPSKKGGISHTEKKLGEFFLHQIANDTSSAYGDGFRAAYAAVNKYGLRQSLNHIRLTGGFPV, from the exons ATGTTAGCAACGCAAGCAATTTCGTGTGGCGTTTTGTCCCTGTGTTTCTTGATCTTGTTCAATGCAG AGAGGAGATCCGGCTTCATGAAGTGGCTCTGCGCTTTCCTGAAGGGGACGAAGGACGGCGAGGCCAACCGACGGCGCCCTCGGGTGACGGCAGGAGAAGAGACCACGCTCTGGGAAGAACCAGTTAGACCAAAG GAAGAACCACCTAGACATAACAATGAAGAAATGGACCATGCACTTGCCCTTGCTCTTGCAGACGATGCCAAAAATACAAAAG AGAGAAACCATGACAAGGGAGAAAACGATGAAGAACTCGCTAGAGCAATACAGGACAGTCTGAACATGAATCCTTACCAGCCTTACAATCCTTGTGCACCCTCTCAGACCCAGGCCAGGTCGAGAGGATACAG GGTCTGTGGGGGTTGCAAGCATGAGATAGGGCATGGCCATTACTTGAGCTGCATGGGAATGTACTGGCACCCTCAGTGCTTCCGCTGTTCTTCCTGTCGCCACCCTATCCGTGAGACGGAG TTCACCTTGCTAGGTACAGATCCATACCACAAGCTGTGCTACAAGGAGCTTCATCACCCAAAGTGTGACGTCTGCCTTCaattt ATCCCAACGAACAGGACTGGTTTGATAGAGTACAGAGCCCATCCATTCTGGGGACAGAAGTATTGTCCTTTGCATGAGCATGATAGAACACCTCGTTGCTGTAGCTGTGAGAAAATGGAG CCAAGGAACACAAAGTATATGTCATTAGGGGATGGACGCAGCTTGTGCATGGAATGCCTGGATTCTGCAATCATGGACACCGGTGAATGTCAACCGCTATACCATTCCATCAGAGACTACTACGAAGGGATGAACATGAAACTAGACCAGCAGATACCCATGCTCTTGGTTGAACGTCAAGCCCTTAATGAAGCTATGGAAGGAGAAAGCAAA GGACCGCATCATATGCCTGAAACACAAGGCCTTTGTCTGTCAGAGGAGCAGACTGTGACCAGT ATACTTAGGAGGCCCAGAATTGGTGCAAATCGGTTACTAGATATGAGAACCCAACCGCAAAAGCTAACTAGGAGATGCGAAGTCACTGCAATTCTTGTATTGTTTGGCCTCCCCAG GCTGCTAACGGGCTCCATTCTTGCCCATGAATTGATGCATGGGTGGTTGCGCCTCAAAG GTTACCGGAACCTAAAGGCGGAGATTGAGGAAGGTATATGCCAGGTCATGTCTTACCTGTGGCTGGAGTCAGAGATCCTTCCATCCACTTCAAGATATGGACAGGCTTCAACATCTTACGCTTCATCTTCGTCGTCCTCCTATCGACCACCACCGTCCAAGAAGGGTGGGATCTCTCACACCGAGAAGAAGCTTGGAGAATTCTTCCTGCATCAGATCGCCAATGACACATCATCAGCATACGGCGATGGTTTCAGAGCTGCCTATGCAGCTGTGAACAAGTATGGCCTTCGCCAATCACTGAACCATATACGGCTAACCGGAGGCTTTCCTGTGTAA
- the LOC127765350 gene encoding LIM domain-containing protein HDR3 isoform X4, with amino-acid sequence MAYSSRSCDQCSHERRSGFMKWLCAFLKGTKDGEANRRRPRVTAGEETTLWEEPVRPKEEPPRHNNEEMDHALALALADDAKNTKERNHDKGENDEELARAIQDSLNMNPYQPYNPCAPSQTQARSRGYRVCGGCKHEIGHGHYLSCMGMYWHPQCFRCSSCRHPIRETEFTLLGTDPYHKLCYKELHHPKCDVCLQFIPTNRTGLIEYRAHPFWGQKYCPLHEHDRTPRCCSCEKMEPRNTKYMSLGDGRSLCMECLDSAIMDTGECQPLYHSIRDYYEGMNMKLDQQIPMLLVERQALNEAMEGESKGPHHMPETQGLCLSEEQTVTSILRRPRIGANRLLDMRTQPQKLTRRCEVTAILVLFGLPRLLTGSILAHELMHGWLRLKGYRNLKAEIEEGICQVMSYLWLESEILPSTSRYGQASTSYASSSSSSYRPPPSKKGGISHTEKKLGEFFLHQIANDTSSAYGDGFRAAYAAVNKYGLRQSLNHIRLTGGFPV; translated from the exons AGAGGAGATCCGGCTTCATGAAGTGGCTCTGCGCTTTCCTGAAGGGGACGAAGGACGGCGAGGCCAACCGACGGCGCCCTCGGGTGACGGCAGGAGAAGAGACCACGCTCTGGGAAGAACCAGTTAGACCAAAG GAAGAACCACCTAGACATAACAATGAAGAAATGGACCATGCACTTGCCCTTGCTCTTGCAGACGATGCCAAAAATACAAAAG AGAGAAACCATGACAAGGGAGAAAACGATGAAGAACTCGCTAGAGCAATACAGGACAGTCTGAACATGAATCCTTACCAGCCTTACAATCCTTGTGCACCCTCTCAGACCCAGGCCAGGTCGAGAGGATACAG GGTCTGTGGGGGTTGCAAGCATGAGATAGGGCATGGCCATTACTTGAGCTGCATGGGAATGTACTGGCACCCTCAGTGCTTCCGCTGTTCTTCCTGTCGCCACCCTATCCGTGAGACGGAG TTCACCTTGCTAGGTACAGATCCATACCACAAGCTGTGCTACAAGGAGCTTCATCACCCAAAGTGTGACGTCTGCCTTCaattt ATCCCAACGAACAGGACTGGTTTGATAGAGTACAGAGCCCATCCATTCTGGGGACAGAAGTATTGTCCTTTGCATGAGCATGATAGAACACCTCGTTGCTGTAGCTGTGAGAAAATGGAG CCAAGGAACACAAAGTATATGTCATTAGGGGATGGACGCAGCTTGTGCATGGAATGCCTGGATTCTGCAATCATGGACACCGGTGAATGTCAACCGCTATACCATTCCATCAGAGACTACTACGAAGGGATGAACATGAAACTAGACCAGCAGATACCCATGCTCTTGGTTGAACGTCAAGCCCTTAATGAAGCTATGGAAGGAGAAAGCAAA GGACCGCATCATATGCCTGAAACACAAGGCCTTTGTCTGTCAGAGGAGCAGACTGTGACCAGT ATACTTAGGAGGCCCAGAATTGGTGCAAATCGGTTACTAGATATGAGAACCCAACCGCAAAAGCTAACTAGGAGATGCGAAGTCACTGCAATTCTTGTATTGTTTGGCCTCCCCAG GCTGCTAACGGGCTCCATTCTTGCCCATGAATTGATGCATGGGTGGTTGCGCCTCAAAG GTTACCGGAACCTAAAGGCGGAGATTGAGGAAGGTATATGCCAGGTCATGTCTTACCTGTGGCTGGAGTCAGAGATCCTTCCATCCACTTCAAGATATGGACAGGCTTCAACATCTTACGCTTCATCTTCGTCGTCCTCCTATCGACCACCACCGTCCAAGAAGGGTGGGATCTCTCACACCGAGAAGAAGCTTGGAGAATTCTTCCTGCATCAGATCGCCAATGACACATCATCAGCATACGGCGATGGTTTCAGAGCTGCCTATGCAGCTGTGAACAAGTATGGCCTTCGCCAATCACTGAACCATATACGGCTAACCGGAGGCTTTCCTGTGTAA
- the LOC127765350 gene encoding LIM domain-containing protein HDR3 isoform X1, whose translation MLATQAISCGVLSLCFLILFNAERRSGFMKWLCAFLKGTKDGEANRRRPRVTAGEETTLWEEPVRPKKEEPPRHNNEEMDHALALALADDAKNTKERNHDKGENDEELARAIQDSLNMNPYQPYNPCAPSQTQARSRGYRVCGGCKHEIGHGHYLSCMGMYWHPQCFRCSSCRHPIRETEFTLLGTDPYHKLCYKELHHPKCDVCLQFIPTNRTGLIEYRAHPFWGQKYCPLHEHDRTPRCCSCEKMEPRNTKYMSLGDGRSLCMECLDSAIMDTGECQPLYHSIRDYYEGMNMKLDQQIPMLLVERQALNEAMEGESKGPHHMPETQGLCLSEEQTVTSILRRPRIGANRLLDMRTQPQKLTRRCEVTAILVLFGLPRLLTGSILAHELMHGWLRLKGYRNLKAEIEEGICQVMSYLWLESEILPSTSRYGQASTSYASSSSSSYRPPPSKKGGISHTEKKLGEFFLHQIANDTSSAYGDGFRAAYAAVNKYGLRQSLNHIRLTGGFPV comes from the exons ATGTTAGCAACGCAAGCAATTTCGTGTGGCGTTTTGTCCCTGTGTTTCTTGATCTTGTTCAATGCAG AGAGGAGATCCGGCTTCATGAAGTGGCTCTGCGCTTTCCTGAAGGGGACGAAGGACGGCGAGGCCAACCGACGGCGCCCTCGGGTGACGGCAGGAGAAGAGACCACGCTCTGGGAAGAACCAGTTAGACCAAAG AAGGAAGAACCACCTAGACATAACAATGAAGAAATGGACCATGCACTTGCCCTTGCTCTTGCAGACGATGCCAAAAATACAAAAG AGAGAAACCATGACAAGGGAGAAAACGATGAAGAACTCGCTAGAGCAATACAGGACAGTCTGAACATGAATCCTTACCAGCCTTACAATCCTTGTGCACCCTCTCAGACCCAGGCCAGGTCGAGAGGATACAG GGTCTGTGGGGGTTGCAAGCATGAGATAGGGCATGGCCATTACTTGAGCTGCATGGGAATGTACTGGCACCCTCAGTGCTTCCGCTGTTCTTCCTGTCGCCACCCTATCCGTGAGACGGAG TTCACCTTGCTAGGTACAGATCCATACCACAAGCTGTGCTACAAGGAGCTTCATCACCCAAAGTGTGACGTCTGCCTTCaattt ATCCCAACGAACAGGACTGGTTTGATAGAGTACAGAGCCCATCCATTCTGGGGACAGAAGTATTGTCCTTTGCATGAGCATGATAGAACACCTCGTTGCTGTAGCTGTGAGAAAATGGAG CCAAGGAACACAAAGTATATGTCATTAGGGGATGGACGCAGCTTGTGCATGGAATGCCTGGATTCTGCAATCATGGACACCGGTGAATGTCAACCGCTATACCATTCCATCAGAGACTACTACGAAGGGATGAACATGAAACTAGACCAGCAGATACCCATGCTCTTGGTTGAACGTCAAGCCCTTAATGAAGCTATGGAAGGAGAAAGCAAA GGACCGCATCATATGCCTGAAACACAAGGCCTTTGTCTGTCAGAGGAGCAGACTGTGACCAGT ATACTTAGGAGGCCCAGAATTGGTGCAAATCGGTTACTAGATATGAGAACCCAACCGCAAAAGCTAACTAGGAGATGCGAAGTCACTGCAATTCTTGTATTGTTTGGCCTCCCCAG GCTGCTAACGGGCTCCATTCTTGCCCATGAATTGATGCATGGGTGGTTGCGCCTCAAAG GTTACCGGAACCTAAAGGCGGAGATTGAGGAAGGTATATGCCAGGTCATGTCTTACCTGTGGCTGGAGTCAGAGATCCTTCCATCCACTTCAAGATATGGACAGGCTTCAACATCTTACGCTTCATCTTCGTCGTCCTCCTATCGACCACCACCGTCCAAGAAGGGTGGGATCTCTCACACCGAGAAGAAGCTTGGAGAATTCTTCCTGCATCAGATCGCCAATGACACATCATCAGCATACGGCGATGGTTTCAGAGCTGCCTATGCAGCTGTGAACAAGTATGGCCTTCGCCAATCACTGAACCATATACGGCTAACCGGAGGCTTTCCTGTGTAA
- the LOC127765350 gene encoding LIM domain-containing protein HDR3 isoform X3, with amino-acid sequence MAYSSRSCDQCSHERRSGFMKWLCAFLKGTKDGEANRRRPRVTAGEETTLWEEPVRPKKEEPPRHNNEEMDHALALALADDAKNTKERNHDKGENDEELARAIQDSLNMNPYQPYNPCAPSQTQARSRGYRVCGGCKHEIGHGHYLSCMGMYWHPQCFRCSSCRHPIRETEFTLLGTDPYHKLCYKELHHPKCDVCLQFIPTNRTGLIEYRAHPFWGQKYCPLHEHDRTPRCCSCEKMEPRNTKYMSLGDGRSLCMECLDSAIMDTGECQPLYHSIRDYYEGMNMKLDQQIPMLLVERQALNEAMEGESKGPHHMPETQGLCLSEEQTVTSILRRPRIGANRLLDMRTQPQKLTRRCEVTAILVLFGLPRLLTGSILAHELMHGWLRLKGYRNLKAEIEEGICQVMSYLWLESEILPSTSRYGQASTSYASSSSSSYRPPPSKKGGISHTEKKLGEFFLHQIANDTSSAYGDGFRAAYAAVNKYGLRQSLNHIRLTGGFPV; translated from the exons AGAGGAGATCCGGCTTCATGAAGTGGCTCTGCGCTTTCCTGAAGGGGACGAAGGACGGCGAGGCCAACCGACGGCGCCCTCGGGTGACGGCAGGAGAAGAGACCACGCTCTGGGAAGAACCAGTTAGACCAAAG AAGGAAGAACCACCTAGACATAACAATGAAGAAATGGACCATGCACTTGCCCTTGCTCTTGCAGACGATGCCAAAAATACAAAAG AGAGAAACCATGACAAGGGAGAAAACGATGAAGAACTCGCTAGAGCAATACAGGACAGTCTGAACATGAATCCTTACCAGCCTTACAATCCTTGTGCACCCTCTCAGACCCAGGCCAGGTCGAGAGGATACAG GGTCTGTGGGGGTTGCAAGCATGAGATAGGGCATGGCCATTACTTGAGCTGCATGGGAATGTACTGGCACCCTCAGTGCTTCCGCTGTTCTTCCTGTCGCCACCCTATCCGTGAGACGGAG TTCACCTTGCTAGGTACAGATCCATACCACAAGCTGTGCTACAAGGAGCTTCATCACCCAAAGTGTGACGTCTGCCTTCaattt ATCCCAACGAACAGGACTGGTTTGATAGAGTACAGAGCCCATCCATTCTGGGGACAGAAGTATTGTCCTTTGCATGAGCATGATAGAACACCTCGTTGCTGTAGCTGTGAGAAAATGGAG CCAAGGAACACAAAGTATATGTCATTAGGGGATGGACGCAGCTTGTGCATGGAATGCCTGGATTCTGCAATCATGGACACCGGTGAATGTCAACCGCTATACCATTCCATCAGAGACTACTACGAAGGGATGAACATGAAACTAGACCAGCAGATACCCATGCTCTTGGTTGAACGTCAAGCCCTTAATGAAGCTATGGAAGGAGAAAGCAAA GGACCGCATCATATGCCTGAAACACAAGGCCTTTGTCTGTCAGAGGAGCAGACTGTGACCAGT ATACTTAGGAGGCCCAGAATTGGTGCAAATCGGTTACTAGATATGAGAACCCAACCGCAAAAGCTAACTAGGAGATGCGAAGTCACTGCAATTCTTGTATTGTTTGGCCTCCCCAG GCTGCTAACGGGCTCCATTCTTGCCCATGAATTGATGCATGGGTGGTTGCGCCTCAAAG GTTACCGGAACCTAAAGGCGGAGATTGAGGAAGGTATATGCCAGGTCATGTCTTACCTGTGGCTGGAGTCAGAGATCCTTCCATCCACTTCAAGATATGGACAGGCTTCAACATCTTACGCTTCATCTTCGTCGTCCTCCTATCGACCACCACCGTCCAAGAAGGGTGGGATCTCTCACACCGAGAAGAAGCTTGGAGAATTCTTCCTGCATCAGATCGCCAATGACACATCATCAGCATACGGCGATGGTTTCAGAGCTGCCTATGCAGCTGTGAACAAGTATGGCCTTCGCCAATCACTGAACCATATACGGCTAACCGGAGGCTTTCCTGTGTAA